From Fusobacterium sp. DD2, one genomic window encodes:
- the mgtE gene encoding magnesium transporter: MYNLREALEKNKLLEIKVTLNEFNPVDIANLLEDLDHEQTMKAFRLLNKDLAVDVFSNLSSDKQKQLIESTSDEEISRIVSSMFLDDTVDLIEEMPAGIVSKILRNTSPDHRKLINQFLKYPEDSAGSVMTVEYVALRTDMTVREALAKIRKYGIRNESVNDCFAVDNERRLEGIVPINELIINEEDTKIADIMTDNIEKVEVDSDQEYVAHLFRKYDLSNMPVVDKEGRLVGIITIDDIVDVIDQENTEDMQKMAAMKPSDKEYLKESVFELAKHRILWLLILMISATATGGIIRRYETTLQSVVILAAFIPMLMDTGGNAGSQSSTLVIRGLALGEIKTSDVWKILWKEFRVSLIVGFVLAGLNFLRILCFDSVEIKIILVICSSLFFTVVIAKVVGGILPIIAKKLRFDPAIMASPLITTIVDACALMIYFTIATTLLNI; the protein is encoded by the coding sequence ATGTATAATCTACGAGAGGCATTGGAGAAAAATAAGCTTTTAGAAATAAAAGTTACATTAAATGAATTCAATCCTGTGGATATTGCAAATTTACTGGAGGATTTAGATCATGAACAGACCATGAAAGCATTTAGACTTTTAAATAAGGATTTGGCTGTTGATGTATTTTCAAATCTATCCTCTGATAAGCAGAAACAACTTATTGAATCTACAAGTGATGAAGAAATTTCGAGAATAGTAAGTTCCATGTTTTTGGACGATACTGTAGACTTGATTGAAGAGATGCCAGCTGGAATTGTATCAAAGATACTTAGAAATACTTCTCCTGATCACAGGAAACTTATAAATCAGTTCCTGAAATATCCAGAAGATAGTGCTGGTAGTGTAATGACTGTAGAGTATGTTGCTCTAAGAACAGATATGACTGTACGTGAGGCTCTTGCAAAAATTAGAAAATATGGAATTAGAAACGAAAGTGTTAACGATTGTTTCGCTGTGGACAATGAGAGAAGACTAGAGGGTATAGTTCCAATAAATGAGCTTATAATCAATGAAGAAGATACTAAAATAGCAGATATAATGACAGATAATATTGAAAAAGTGGAAGTGGATTCTGACCAGGAATATGTAGCACACCTATTTAGAAAATATGACTTGTCAAACATGCCAGTAGTTGATAAAGAGGGAAGACTTGTAGGAATTATCACAATTGACGACATCGTTGACGTAATTGACCAGGAAAATACAGAAGACATGCAGAAAATGGCTGCTATGAAACCTTCTGATAAAGAATATTTAAAAGAATCAGTATTTGAACTTGCAAAACATAGAATACTATGGCTTTTAATACTTATGATTTCAGCTACGGCTACTGGAGGTATAATTAGAAGATATGAAACAACACTTCAATCTGTAGTTATACTTGCAGCATTTATACCTATGCTTATGGACACTGGTGGTAATGCCGGATCTCAATCTTCTACCCTTGTTATTCGTGGACTTGCATTGGGAGAGATAAAAACTTCTGATGTGTGGAAAATACTTTGGAAAGAATTTAGAGTCAGCTTAATAGTTGGATTTGTATTGGCTGGACTTAACTTCTTAAGAATACTTTGTTTTGACAGTGTAGAGATAAAGATAATTCTTGTAATATGTTCAAGTCTATTCTTTACTGTAGTAATAGCAAAGGTAGTAGGAGGAATACTTCCAATAATTGCTAAAAAATTGAGATTTGACCCTGCTATTATGGCGAGTCCTTTAATTACAACAATAGTGGATGCATGTGCACTTATGATATATTTCACAATTGCCACTACACTTTTGAATATTTAA